The following are encoded together in the Glycine max cultivar Williams 82 chromosome 8, Glycine_max_v4.0, whole genome shotgun sequence genome:
- the LOC100814579 gene encoding uncharacterized protein isoform X3, which produces MGKKQSFRSKAAYFVSDLTTGLLNPISDNNNNNNKPPSLPPSGEEEKEDVGESKGGSDDVIIDGPDTSSFTAFLYSLLSTSDSGDKVGEADKKNDDEVAGDDSLLSDSATKESFVVKKSLFSRSKHSLGRAIHQMGGFSNRDSNYTDEGGVEMKRIVKEPLAVAVSGVGDHLPQISEPSMLVSEGVRNAVYASLPALIRGRKWFMLYSTWKHGISLSTLYRRSMLCPGMSLLVVGDRKGAVFGGLVEAPLRPSNKRKYQGTNNSFVFTNTSGCPVIYHPTAMWNERIEVDLLR; this is translated from the exons ATGGGTAAAAAGCAATCTTTTCGGAGCAAAGCAGCCTACTTCGTTTCTGATCTCACCACTGGTCTTCTCAACCCTATTtctgacaacaacaacaacaacaacaaacccCCTTCTCTCCCTCCTTCC ggagaagaagaaaaagaagatgtGGGTGAGTCAAAGGGTGGTAGTGATGATGTGATAATTGATGGGCCTGATACTTCGTCCTTCACTGCGTTTCTCTATTCTCTGTTGTCTACTTCGGATTCCGGGGATAAAGTTGGTGAAGCTGATAAGAAGAATGATGATGAGGTGGCAGGTGATGACTCTTTACTATCAGACTCAGCCACGAAGGAAAGTTTTGTTGTGAAGAAAAGTTTGTTTTCCAGGAGCAAACATTCACTTGGTAGGGCCATTCACCAAATGGGTGGATTTAGCAACAGGGATAGCAATTACACCGACGAAGGTGGCGTTGAGATGAAGCGCATTGTGAAAGAGCCATTGGCTGTGGCTGTGTCTGGGGTTGGTGATCATCTGCCTCAAATTTCTGAGCCTTCAATGCTTGTTTCCGAGGGTGTGCGAAATGCGGTGTATGCTTCACTGCCGGCACTTATTCGTGGCCGGAAATGGTTTATGCTGTACAG CACTTGGAAACATGGTATATCACTTTCAACTCTTTACCGGCGAAGCATGCTTTGTCCTGGAATGAGCTTGCTG GTTGTTGGAGATCGTAAAGGGGCAGTGTTTGGTGGCTTGGTTGAAGCTCCTCTAAGACCATCCAACAAGAGAAAATACCAG GGAACAAACAATTCATTTGTTTTCACAAACACCTCTGGTTGTCCTGTTATATATCACCCAACAG CTATGTGGAATGAGAGAATTGAAGTTGATTTATTGAGATGA
- the LOC100814579 gene encoding uncharacterized protein isoform X2, producing the protein MGKKQSFRSKAAYFVSDLTTGLLNPISDNNNNNNKPPSLPPSGEEEKEDVGESKGGSDDVIIDGPDTSSFTAFLYSLLSTSDSGDKVGEADKKNDDEVAGDDSLLSDSATKESFVVKKSLFSRSKHSLGRAIHQMGGFSNRDSNYTDEGGVEMKRIVKEPLAVAVSGVGDHLPQISEPSMLVSEGVRNAVYASLPALIRGRKWFMLYSTWKHGISLSTLYRRSMLCPGMSLLVVGDRKGAVFGGLVEAPLRPSNKRKYQGTNNSFVFTNTSGCPVIYHPTGVNRYFTLCTTDFLAIGGGSHFALYLEGDLLNGSSSVSETYGNPCLAHSQEFEVKEVELWGFVFPSKYEEIVELSRTEAPGICR; encoded by the exons ATGGGTAAAAAGCAATCTTTTCGGAGCAAAGCAGCCTACTTCGTTTCTGATCTCACCACTGGTCTTCTCAACCCTATTtctgacaacaacaacaacaacaacaaacccCCTTCTCTCCCTCCTTCC ggagaagaagaaaaagaagatgtGGGTGAGTCAAAGGGTGGTAGTGATGATGTGATAATTGATGGGCCTGATACTTCGTCCTTCACTGCGTTTCTCTATTCTCTGTTGTCTACTTCGGATTCCGGGGATAAAGTTGGTGAAGCTGATAAGAAGAATGATGATGAGGTGGCAGGTGATGACTCTTTACTATCAGACTCAGCCACGAAGGAAAGTTTTGTTGTGAAGAAAAGTTTGTTTTCCAGGAGCAAACATTCACTTGGTAGGGCCATTCACCAAATGGGTGGATTTAGCAACAGGGATAGCAATTACACCGACGAAGGTGGCGTTGAGATGAAGCGCATTGTGAAAGAGCCATTGGCTGTGGCTGTGTCTGGGGTTGGTGATCATCTGCCTCAAATTTCTGAGCCTTCAATGCTTGTTTCCGAGGGTGTGCGAAATGCGGTGTATGCTTCACTGCCGGCACTTATTCGTGGCCGGAAATGGTTTATGCTGTACAG CACTTGGAAACATGGTATATCACTTTCAACTCTTTACCGGCGAAGCATGCTTTGTCCTGGAATGAGCTTGCTG GTTGTTGGAGATCGTAAAGGGGCAGTGTTTGGTGGCTTGGTTGAAGCTCCTCTAAGACCATCCAACAAGAGAAAATACCAG GGAACAAACAATTCATTTGTTTTCACAAACACCTCTGGTTGTCCTGTTATATATCACCCAACAG GAGTAAACCGCTACTTCACACTTTGCACCACTGACTTCCTAGCAATTGGTGGCGGAAGTCATTTTGCACTTTATTTGGAGGGTGATCT ATTGAACGGATCAAGTTCGGTTTCAGAAACTTATGGGAATCCTTGCCTTGCACATTCTCAAGAATTTGAAGTGAAGGAAGTAGAG TTGTGGGGCTTTGTATTTCCTTCTAAGTATGAGGAAATAGTGGAATTGAGCAGAACAGAGGCACCTGGGATCTGTCGCTG
- the LOC100786080 gene encoding 50S ribosomal protein L23: protein MAHITNLPMTPLMPASTSSNNIKEIAFKTAPSASKVEIKRFLETFYGFEVEKVRTLNMKGKKKRYAGSLVAKPDYKKAYVTLKKPLSFSQNPYPFGSTVEDKKKENMLTTTHY, encoded by the coding sequence ATGGCACACATCACAAACCTTCCCATGACGCCACTGATGCCGGCCAGCACTTCCTCAAACAACATCAAAGAAATCGCGTTTAAGACTGCTCCTTCAGCTTCCAAGGTCGAAATCAAGCGTTTCCTCGAAACCTTCTACGGGTTCGAGGTCGAAAAGGTGCGAACTCTGAACATGAAGGGCAAGAAGAAGCGTTACGCGGGATCGTTGGTAGCAAAACCCGATTACAAGAAGGCCTACGTCACCCTCAAGAAACCACTTTCCTTCTCTCAGAACCCTTACCCCTTTGGTTCCACCGTAGAAGACAAGAAGAAAGAGAATATGTTGACCACTACTCACTACTAA
- the LOC100814056 gene encoding UDP-N-acetylglucosamine transporter ROCK1 — MAPPAPPKSSQGQVMNNARIHFFSILLALQYGAQPLISKRFIRREVIVTSSVLTCELAKVICAVFFMAKDGSLRKLYKEWTLVGALTASGLPAAIYALQNSLLQISYKNLDSLTFSMLNQTKIFFTALFAYFILRQKQSIEQIGALFLLIVAAVLLSVGEGSTKGSAIGNADQILFYGIIPVLVASVLSGLASSLCQWASQVKKHSSYLMTIEMSIVGSLCLLASTLKSPDGEAMRQHGFFYGWTPLTLIPVIFNALGGILVGLVTSHAGGVRKGFVIVSALLITALLQFIFDGKTPSLYCLLALPLVVTSISIYQKYPYQVKKKES, encoded by the exons ATGGCGCCACCGGCACCACCCAAGTCAAGTCAGGGTCAGGTGATGAATAATGCAAGGATTCACTTCTTTTCCATTCTCCTCGCTCTCCAATACGGTGCTCAACCTTTGATCTCCAAACGCTTCATCAG ACGTGAAGTTATTGTGACTTCATCTGTTTTGACTTGTGAGCTTGCAAAG GTTATATGTGCAGTGTTTTTTATGGCAAAAGATGGTAGTCTGAGGAAATTGTATAAAGAGTGGACTTTGGTTGGTGCGTTGACTGCATCAGGACTTCCTGCAGCTATATATGCATTGCAAAATAGTTTGCTGCAAATTTCTTACAAGAATCTTGATTCACTCACATTCTCAATGCTGAATCAgaccaaaatatttttcaccgcgCTCTTTGCATATTTCATATTGAG GCAAAAACAATCGATTGAGCAAATTGGAGCCTTGTTCTTGTTAATAGTTGCGGCAGTTCTTTTAAGTGTTGGCGAAGGCTCTACCAAAGGTTCTGCTATTGGCAATGctgatcaaattttattttatggaatTATTCCTGTATTAGTTGCTTCAGTGCTCTCTGGATTGGCTTCATCCTTGTGTCAATGGGCCTCTCAG GTTAAGAAACACTCATCATACTTGATGACTATAGAAATGTCTATTGTTGGAAGTCTATGTTTGCTTGCCAGTACTTTGAAATCTCCAGATGGGGAAGCTATGAGACAACATGggtttttctatggttggaCTCCTCTTACTTTG ATCCCAGTAATTTTCAATGCCCTTGGAGGAATTCTTGTCGGTTTAGTTACAAGCCATGCTGGTGGTGTTCGGAAG GGGTTTGTCATTGTTTCTGCTTTACTCATTACAGCATTGCTACAGTTTATTTTCGATGGAAAGACACCTTCATTGTATTGCCTTTTGGCTCTTCCACTAGTGGTCACTAGCATTTCAATATACCAGAAATACCCCTACCAGGTTAAGAAGAAGGAGTCATAG
- the LOC100814579 gene encoding uncharacterized protein isoform X1, translating into MGKKQSFRSKAAYFVSDLTTGLLNPISDNNNNNNKPPSLPPSGEEEKEDVGESKGGSDDVIIDGPDTSSFTAFLYSLLSTSDSGDKVGEADKKNDDEVAGDDSLLSDSATKESFVVKKSLFSRSKHSLGRAIHQMGGFSNRDSNYTDEGGVEMKRIVKEPLAVAVSGVGDHLPQISEPSMLVSEGVRNAVYASLPALIRGRKWFMLYSTWKHGISLSTLYRRSMLCPGMSLLVVGDRKGAVFGGLVEAPLRPSNKRKYQGTNNSFVFTNTSGCPVIYHPTGVNRYFTLCTTDFLAIGGGSHFALYLEGDLLNGSSSVSETYGNPCLAHSQEFEVKEVELWGFVFPSKYEEIVELSRTEAPGICRW; encoded by the exons ATGGGTAAAAAGCAATCTTTTCGGAGCAAAGCAGCCTACTTCGTTTCTGATCTCACCACTGGTCTTCTCAACCCTATTtctgacaacaacaacaacaacaacaaacccCCTTCTCTCCCTCCTTCC ggagaagaagaaaaagaagatgtGGGTGAGTCAAAGGGTGGTAGTGATGATGTGATAATTGATGGGCCTGATACTTCGTCCTTCACTGCGTTTCTCTATTCTCTGTTGTCTACTTCGGATTCCGGGGATAAAGTTGGTGAAGCTGATAAGAAGAATGATGATGAGGTGGCAGGTGATGACTCTTTACTATCAGACTCAGCCACGAAGGAAAGTTTTGTTGTGAAGAAAAGTTTGTTTTCCAGGAGCAAACATTCACTTGGTAGGGCCATTCACCAAATGGGTGGATTTAGCAACAGGGATAGCAATTACACCGACGAAGGTGGCGTTGAGATGAAGCGCATTGTGAAAGAGCCATTGGCTGTGGCTGTGTCTGGGGTTGGTGATCATCTGCCTCAAATTTCTGAGCCTTCAATGCTTGTTTCCGAGGGTGTGCGAAATGCGGTGTATGCTTCACTGCCGGCACTTATTCGTGGCCGGAAATGGTTTATGCTGTACAG CACTTGGAAACATGGTATATCACTTTCAACTCTTTACCGGCGAAGCATGCTTTGTCCTGGAATGAGCTTGCTG GTTGTTGGAGATCGTAAAGGGGCAGTGTTTGGTGGCTTGGTTGAAGCTCCTCTAAGACCATCCAACAAGAGAAAATACCAG GGAACAAACAATTCATTTGTTTTCACAAACACCTCTGGTTGTCCTGTTATATATCACCCAACAG GAGTAAACCGCTACTTCACACTTTGCACCACTGACTTCCTAGCAATTGGTGGCGGAAGTCATTTTGCACTTTATTTGGAGGGTGATCT ATTGAACGGATCAAGTTCGGTTTCAGAAACTTATGGGAATCCTTGCCTTGCACATTCTCAAGAATTTGAAGTGAAGGAAGTAGAG TTGTGGGGCTTTGTATTTCCTTCTAAGTATGAGGAAATAGTGGAATTGAGCAGAACAGAGGCACCTGGGATCTGTCGCTGGTAA